One Cervus elaphus chromosome 28, mCerEla1.1, whole genome shotgun sequence DNA segment encodes these proteins:
- the LOC122685215 gene encoding N-alpha-acetyltransferase 50-like — protein sequence PARSGYLSSSPPAEAVVTADINAVVVAALSSPRPQLGPLNPTSRPPHNIKQLKRLNQVIFPVSYNDKFYKDVLEVGELAKLAYFNDIAVGAVCCRVDHSQNQKRLYIMTLGCLAPYRRLGIGTKMLNHVLNICEKDGTFDNIYLHVQISNESAIDFYRKFGFEIIETKKNYYKRIEPADAHVLQKSLKVPSGQNADVQKTDN from the coding sequence CCAGCTCGATCCGGCTACCTTTCATCTTCCCCGCCTGCTGAGGCCGTTGTTACCGCCGATATCAACGCCGTTGTCGTCGCCGCCCTGAGCTCTCCGCGCCCTCAGCTCGGGCCACTCAACCCCACAAGCCGGCCTCCACACAATATTAAACAGCTGAAGAGATTAAACCAGGTCATCTTTCCAGTCAGCTACAATGACAAGTTTTACAAGGATGTGCTGGAGGTTGGCGAACTAGCAAAACTTGCCTATTTCAATGATATCGCAGTGGGTGCCGTGTGCTGTAGGGTGGATCATTCGCAGAATCAGAAGAGACTTTACATCATGACACTAGGATGTCTGGCACCATACCGAAGGCTAGGAATTGGAACTAAAATGTTAAATCATGTCTTAAACATCTGTGAAAAAGATGGCACTTTTGACAACATCTATCTGCATGTCCAGATCAGCAATGAGTCTGCAATTGACTTCTACAGAAAGTTTGGCTTTGAGATTATTGAGACAAAGAAGAACTACTATAAGAGGATAGAGCCCGCCGATGCTCATGTGCTGCAGAAAAGCCTCAAAGTCCCTTCTGGCCAGAACGCAGATGTGCAAAAGACAGACAACTGA